A single region of the Solwaraspora sp. WMMD406 genome encodes:
- the trmB gene encoding tRNA (guanosine(46)-N7)-methyltransferase TrmB — protein MTIRTYHPRRGRLSGRHHDALDRLHHTYGLVVADLPTPLDLPAVFGRTAPVVLEIGFGMGDATAAMAGADPDRDYLAVEVHTPGIAHLLALIEQRELTNVRVADGDALDLARRCLPEQSLDAVHAYFPDPWPKSRHHKRRLIQPTNVALLRSRLRRGGRLHCATDWAPYAEVMLATLTADPELFNRHDGYAPRPAYRPETKFERRGTRAGRPAYDLIFERR, from the coding sequence GTGACGATCCGGACCTATCATCCCCGCCGTGGCCGGCTCAGTGGCCGACACCACGACGCGCTGGACCGCCTGCACCACACGTACGGGCTGGTGGTCGCCGACCTGCCGACGCCGCTGGACCTGCCGGCGGTGTTCGGCCGGACCGCGCCGGTGGTGCTGGAGATCGGCTTCGGGATGGGCGACGCCACGGCGGCGATGGCCGGTGCCGACCCCGACCGCGACTACCTCGCCGTCGAGGTGCACACCCCCGGCATCGCCCACCTGCTGGCGCTGATCGAGCAGCGGGAGCTGACCAACGTACGGGTGGCCGACGGCGACGCGCTCGACCTGGCCCGACGGTGCCTGCCGGAGCAGAGCCTGGACGCCGTACACGCCTACTTCCCGGATCCGTGGCCCAAGTCCCGCCACCACAAGCGGCGACTGATCCAACCCACCAACGTGGCGCTGCTGCGCTCCCGGCTGCGTCGCGGCGGGCGGCTGCACTGCGCCACCGACTGGGCCCCGTACGCCGAGGTGATGCTGGCGACGCTGACCGCCGACCCGGAGCTGTTCAACCGGCACGACGGATACGCGCCCCGCCCGGCGTACCGGCCGGAGACCAAGTTCGAACGGCGTGGGACGCGGGCCGGCCGCCCCGCGTACGACCTGATTTTCGAACGCCGCTGA
- the gndA gene encoding NADP-dependent phosphogluconate dehydrogenase, whose protein sequence is MSQTAQIGVTGLGVMGRNLARNLARHGHAVAVHNRSVGRTKEMMAEFGHEGTFLPAESPQEFVASLERPRRVVIMVNAGAATDAVINEFAPLLEPDDMIIDGGNAHFLDTRRREAALRERGLHFVGTGVSGGEEGALHGPSIMPGGSAESYAALGPLLEDISAKVDGAPCCVRVGPDGAGHFVKMVHNGIEYADMQLIGEAYDLLRRAGGLTPAQIADVFRGWNDGRLSSYLIEITAEVLGHTDVPTGKPFVDVVLDQAGQKGTGRWTVQGALDLGVPVSGISEAVFARALSGHADIRAAAASLPGPVDNWAGSADELIADVEQALYASKIVAYAQGFHQIQAGSVEYDWNIDLGAVARIWRGGCIIRAAFLDKIRAAYDAAPQLPTLLTDGYFAEALAGAQQGWRRVVATAAQIGVPAPGFASALAYYDGLRAPRLPAALIQGQRDFFGAHTYRRVDAEGSFHVLWAGDRSEVASR, encoded by the coding sequence ATGAGCCAGACGGCGCAGATCGGCGTCACCGGTCTGGGTGTGATGGGCCGTAACCTGGCCCGTAACCTGGCACGGCACGGGCACGCGGTGGCGGTGCACAACCGGTCCGTCGGGCGGACCAAGGAGATGATGGCCGAGTTCGGCCACGAGGGGACGTTCCTGCCGGCCGAGAGCCCGCAGGAATTCGTCGCCTCGCTGGAACGGCCGCGCCGCGTGGTGATCATGGTCAACGCCGGTGCGGCGACCGACGCGGTGATCAACGAGTTCGCGCCCCTGCTGGAGCCGGACGACATGATCATCGACGGCGGCAACGCGCACTTCCTCGACACCCGGCGCCGCGAGGCGGCGCTGCGCGAGCGGGGGCTGCACTTCGTCGGCACCGGCGTCTCCGGCGGTGAGGAAGGTGCCCTGCACGGACCGAGCATCATGCCGGGCGGCTCCGCCGAGTCGTACGCCGCGCTCGGCCCGCTGCTGGAGGACATCTCGGCCAAGGTCGACGGTGCCCCCTGCTGCGTACGGGTCGGCCCGGACGGTGCGGGTCACTTCGTCAAGATGGTGCACAACGGCATCGAGTACGCCGACATGCAGCTCATCGGTGAGGCGTACGACCTGCTCCGCCGGGCGGGCGGGCTCACCCCGGCGCAGATCGCCGATGTCTTCCGTGGCTGGAACGACGGCCGCCTGTCCTCGTACCTGATCGAGATCACCGCCGAGGTGCTCGGTCACACCGACGTCCCCACCGGCAAGCCGTTCGTGGACGTGGTGCTCGACCAGGCCGGGCAGAAGGGCACCGGCCGGTGGACCGTACAGGGCGCGCTCGACCTCGGGGTGCCGGTCAGCGGGATCTCCGAGGCGGTGTTCGCCCGGGCGCTGTCCGGACACGCCGACATCCGGGCCGCCGCCGCGAGCCTGCCCGGACCGGTGGACAACTGGGCCGGTTCGGCGGACGAGCTGATCGCCGACGTCGAGCAGGCGCTCTACGCGTCCAAGATCGTGGCGTACGCCCAGGGCTTCCACCAGATCCAGGCCGGCAGCGTCGAGTACGACTGGAACATCGACCTCGGCGCGGTGGCCCGTATCTGGCGTGGCGGATGCATCATCCGGGCGGCGTTCCTGGACAAGATCCGGGCCGCCTACGACGCCGCGCCGCAGCTACCGACCCTGCTCACCGACGGCTACTTCGCCGAGGCCCTCGCCGGTGCCCAGCAGGGCTGGCGCCGAGTGGTGGCCACGGCCGCCCAGATCGGCGTTCCGGCACCCGGGTTCGCCTCGGCGTTGGCCTACTACGACGGGCTGCGCGCACCCCGGCTGCCGGCCGCGTTGATCCAGGGCCAGCGGGACTTCTTCGGGGCGCACACCTACCGCCGGGTCGACGCCGAGGGCAGCTTCCACGTGCTTTGGGCCGGTGACCGCAGCGAGGTCGCGTCCCGCTGA
- a CDS encoding class F sortase: MAKGGRRSWTGSVALLLGLFGVFAIAFGGDGGWREILAGGNNPPPREFPVLEPSRPIRIAIPSLDVRAPVHSVGLADDGSIAVPPLYRHNQAGWYERGPTPGQFGPAIIVGHADTRDGPSVFHDLPDIEPGALVEVTRRDRAVAVFEVNSVEHFGKDELPIERVYGDYARPGLRLITCGGRWLGDGIGYADNIVVFASLVEVRDA; this comes from the coding sequence GTGGCGAAGGGTGGTCGCCGGAGCTGGACCGGGTCGGTCGCGTTGCTGCTGGGGCTGTTCGGAGTGTTCGCGATCGCGTTCGGCGGCGACGGCGGTTGGCGCGAGATCCTGGCCGGTGGCAACAATCCGCCACCCCGCGAGTTCCCGGTCCTGGAACCCAGCCGGCCGATCCGGATCGCGATCCCGTCGTTGGACGTCCGCGCCCCGGTGCACTCGGTCGGGCTGGCCGACGACGGGTCGATCGCCGTGCCGCCGCTGTACCGGCACAACCAGGCCGGCTGGTACGAGCGGGGGCCGACGCCCGGCCAGTTCGGACCGGCGATCATCGTCGGTCACGCCGACACCCGTGACGGACCGTCGGTCTTCCACGACCTGCCCGACATCGAACCGGGCGCGCTGGTCGAGGTGACCCGACGCGACCGGGCGGTCGCGGTCTTCGAGGTCAACTCGGTGGAGCACTTCGGCAAGGACGAGTTGCCGATCGAGCGGGTGTACGGCGACTACGCGCGGCCCGGGTTGCGCCTGATCACCTGCGGCGGTCGATGGCTGGGCGACGGCATCGGGTACGCCGACAACATCGTGGTCTTCGCCTCGCTGGTCGAGGTCCGTGACGCCTGA